From Alcaligenes faecalis, the proteins below share one genomic window:
- a CDS encoding 3-deoxy-D-manno-octulosonic acid kinase, translating to MSAQSETVYSLPGGGALLAPELANQLDLEPEALQRWFEAASYGDQASKVGQGGRQAAWFVNGPFGQAVLRHYRRGGLVARFNESSYLWQGASRTRSWREFQVMSYLHNKGLAVPKVLAGAWWQQGFWYHAALISQRVPDVQPLTLCLDRASPEAVAREIVRMHQFEVWHADLNAYNILLDANDKVWLIDFDRARQGPVSPAQALGNVQRLRRSLLKVCGPRGDQWWQQMFSAYRHETQR from the coding sequence GTGAGCGCCCAGTCCGAAACTGTCTATTCCTTGCCCGGTGGCGGTGCCTTGCTGGCACCCGAGCTGGCCAATCAGCTGGATCTGGAACCCGAAGCCTTGCAGCGCTGGTTCGAGGCCGCCTCCTACGGCGACCAAGCCAGCAAAGTCGGGCAGGGTGGTCGTCAGGCTGCCTGGTTTGTGAACGGGCCTTTTGGGCAGGCGGTGCTGCGTCACTACCGTCGTGGTGGTCTGGTGGCTCGCTTCAATGAGTCCAGCTACTTGTGGCAAGGCGCCTCCCGGACTCGCAGCTGGCGAGAATTTCAGGTGATGTCTTATTTGCACAACAAGGGTTTGGCCGTCCCCAAAGTGCTGGCGGGGGCGTGGTGGCAGCAAGGTTTTTGGTACCATGCGGCCCTGATAAGCCAGCGGGTGCCCGATGTGCAGCCTTTGACTCTGTGCCTGGACCGCGCCTCCCCCGAAGCGGTCGCGCGCGAGATTGTCCGCATGCACCAATTCGAGGTTTGGCACGCTGACCTTAACGCCTACAATATTTTGCTGGATGCGAATGACAAAGTCTGGCTGATCGATTTTGACCGTGCACGACAGGGGCCTGTCAGCCCCGCCCAGGCGCTGGGTAATGTGCAACGCCTCAGACGATCCTTGCTCAAAGTGTGTGGGCCGCGTGGCGATCAGTGGTGGCAGCAGATGTTTTCTGCTTACCGCCACGAAACGCAGCGTTAA
- a CDS encoding polyamine ABC transporter substrate-binding protein → MSFGMNTPQVLAGLLAAAAIMPVAQAQNQVVNVYNWAEYTAPDTLSGFQKATGITVRYDVYDNNDTLQAKLLTGKSGYDVVVPSTHYAARQIEGGLFQKLDKSQIPNWSHLDPDIMALLSDVDPGNEYLIPWGYGTNGLGYNVTKVKEIMGEQVDLGNWDMLFKPENAEKLKGCGISILDEAAQVFPAVLHYIGKDPNSSNEADYREALDLLKTIRPYVRQFSSSGYIDELAAGDLCMVYGFSGDVMISADRARQAKKPYAIDYYIPQGGAPVWFDTMAIPKSANNVKEAHAFINYIETPEVHAAITNTMFYPNANKDAREFVVKEVADNPMIYPSPEVSKTLFVIKPQPLKVQRLQTRLWAELKSGR, encoded by the coding sequence ATGTCTTTTGGGATGAACACACCACAGGTACTCGCCGGCCTGCTGGCCGCTGCTGCCATCATGCCTGTTGCACAGGCACAAAATCAGGTTGTTAATGTCTATAACTGGGCTGAATATACGGCCCCCGATACCTTGTCCGGCTTTCAGAAAGCCACGGGCATTACGGTGCGTTATGACGTTTACGACAATAACGACACCTTGCAAGCCAAGTTGTTGACGGGCAAGTCGGGTTACGACGTGGTGGTTCCCTCCACGCATTACGCAGCGCGTCAGATCGAAGGCGGTTTGTTCCAGAAGCTGGATAAAAGTCAGATTCCCAACTGGTCCCACCTGGACCCGGACATCATGGCCTTGCTCTCGGATGTGGACCCCGGCAATGAATACCTGATTCCCTGGGGCTACGGCACCAATGGCCTGGGCTACAACGTCACCAAGGTCAAGGAAATCATGGGCGAGCAGGTGGACCTGGGTAACTGGGACATGCTGTTCAAGCCTGAAAATGCCGAGAAGCTGAAAGGCTGTGGCATTTCCATCCTGGACGAAGCCGCCCAGGTATTTCCCGCCGTGCTGCACTACATTGGCAAAGACCCCAACAGCAGCAACGAAGCTGACTACCGCGAAGCGCTGGATCTGCTCAAGACCATTCGTCCTTACGTGCGTCAGTTCAGCTCCTCGGGGTATATCGACGAGCTGGCTGCGGGTGATCTGTGCATGGTCTACGGTTTCTCTGGCGACGTGATGATCTCGGCCGACCGCGCGCGTCAGGCGAAAAAGCCGTACGCCATCGACTACTACATTCCGCAAGGCGGGGCGCCGGTCTGGTTTGACACCATGGCCATCCCCAAGAGTGCGAACAATGTGAAAGAGGCCCATGCCTTTATCAACTACATTGAAACGCCGGAAGTCCATGCTGCCATTACCAACACCATGTTCTACCCGAACGCCAATAAAGATGCGCGCGAGTTCGTGGTCAAGGAAGTGGCTGACAACCCCATGATTTACCCTTCGCCCGAAGTCTCCAAGACTTTGTTCGTGATCAAACCACAGCCATTGAAGGTGCAGCGTCTGCAAACGCGCCTGTGGGCTGAACTCAAGTCTGGACGCTAG
- a CDS encoding ABC transporter ATP-binding protein, with product MQDIRTGTSPWMDGEDAFVRVDEVVKIFGDTVAVQSVSLDVARHEIFALLGSSGSGKSTLLRMLAGFEEPTSGRIYLDNEDITDLPPYRRPVNMMFQSYALFPHMSVEANVAFGLKQEGVPRNEIHERVFEALDLVQMAGFSRRKPNQLSGGQQQRVALARSLVKRPKLLLLDEPMSALDKQIRQKTQIELVKILERVGVTCIMVTHDQEEAMTMASRLAVMSDGQIIQSGTPYDVYSFPNSRFVAGFIGSTNLFTGVVTVDEPDHVHIECEELSRPLYVSHGISEPLGMDVYVSIRPEQIKVGRELPSEDTNWGHGIVTHVSWMGSYTRYQIRLDAGMLIEAQMPSGTLAQPDAPGVDEEVYVSWSDDSATVLST from the coding sequence ATGCAAGATATCCGTACCGGAACCTCGCCCTGGATGGATGGCGAGGATGCTTTCGTGCGTGTGGACGAAGTCGTCAAGATCTTTGGCGACACCGTGGCTGTTCAGTCCGTGAGTCTGGACGTGGCCCGTCACGAGATTTTTGCACTGCTGGGCAGTTCGGGCAGCGGCAAGTCCACCTTGCTGCGCATGCTGGCAGGGTTTGAGGAGCCGACTTCCGGTCGGATTTACCTGGACAACGAGGACATTACCGACCTGCCGCCTTATCGGCGGCCGGTCAATATGATGTTCCAGTCCTATGCGCTGTTCCCGCACATGTCGGTCGAGGCCAATGTGGCGTTTGGCCTGAAGCAGGAAGGCGTGCCCCGCAACGAAATCCACGAGCGTGTGTTCGAGGCGCTGGACCTGGTGCAGATGGCGGGTTTTTCACGCCGCAAGCCCAATCAGTTGTCGGGTGGTCAGCAACAGCGTGTCGCTCTGGCGCGTAGCCTGGTCAAGCGTCCCAAGCTGCTCTTGCTGGACGAGCCCATGTCCGCACTGGACAAGCAGATTCGTCAGAAAACCCAGATTGAACTGGTCAAGATTCTGGAGCGCGTGGGGGTGACTTGCATTATGGTGACCCACGATCAGGAAGAGGCCATGACCATGGCCAGCCGACTGGCGGTGATGTCCGACGGGCAGATCATCCAGTCCGGTACGCCTTACGACGTGTATTCCTTTCCGAACTCGCGTTTTGTGGCGGGCTTTATCGGTTCCACCAATCTGTTCACCGGCGTGGTGACGGTGGACGAGCCCGACCATGTTCATATCGAGTGCGAAGAATTAAGTCGCCCCTTGTATGTCAGCCACGGGATCAGCGAACCGCTGGGCATGGACGTGTACGTGTCCATCCGCCCCGAGCAGATCAAGGTGGGGCGTGAATTGCCTTCCGAGGATACCAACTGGGGCCACGGCATTGTGACCCACGTGTCCTGGATGGGCAGCTATACCCGCTACCAGATTCGTCTGGATGCCGGCATGCTGATCGAAGCGCAAATGCCCAGCGGTACCTTGGCCCAGCCTGATGCTCCCGGCGTGGACGAAGAAGTCTACGTGTCCTGGTCCGACGACAGCGCAACGGTACTGAGCACATGA
- a CDS encoding ABC transporter permease subunit has translation MKNLSWRKLLPTSRTLVVAPTFLWMILFLLVPFLLVLKISFADLDFGVPPYTPLAQFAEESISFVLNLRGYILLFSDNLYLATYVSSLKMAAVTTIFCILIGYPVAYYIARSAPAVRSLLLLAVILPFWTSMLLRVYAWVGILRGDGLLNQVLLWTGIIDAPLEIYRTDLAVYIGLIYAYLPFFILPLYANLVKLDMRLLEAAYDLGARPWSAFWNITLPMSMSGVIAGAMLVFIPAVGEYVIPEMLGGADTLMMGRVMWTEFFNNADWPMAAAVTCVMVLLLIIPLIFFQYSQMRQMEAQRGGRS, from the coding sequence ATGAAGAACCTGTCCTGGCGCAAACTGCTGCCCACCAGTCGCACGCTGGTGGTCGCACCCACATTCCTGTGGATGATTCTGTTTCTGCTGGTGCCGTTTTTGCTCGTGCTCAAGATCAGTTTTGCCGATCTTGATTTCGGGGTGCCGCCGTATACGCCCTTGGCCCAGTTTGCCGAGGAAAGCATTTCCTTTGTCCTGAACCTGCGCGGCTATATCCTGCTGTTCAGCGATAATCTGTATTTGGCCACCTACGTCAGTTCGCTGAAGATGGCCGCCGTCACCACGATCTTTTGTATCCTGATCGGCTACCCGGTGGCCTACTACATTGCGCGTTCCGCACCAGCCGTTCGCAGCCTGCTTTTGCTGGCGGTGATTCTGCCGTTCTGGACCTCCATGCTGCTGCGCGTCTATGCCTGGGTAGGCATTTTGCGGGGTGATGGCCTGCTCAATCAGGTCTTGCTGTGGACAGGCATTATTGATGCGCCGCTGGAAATCTACCGCACCGATCTGGCCGTTTACATCGGTTTGATCTACGCCTATCTGCCGTTTTTCATCCTGCCGCTGTATGCCAATCTGGTGAAGCTGGACATGCGTCTGCTGGAAGCCGCGTACGATCTGGGTGCACGTCCCTGGTCGGCGTTCTGGAATATCACCTTGCCCATGTCCATGTCCGGCGTGATTGCCGGTGCCATGCTGGTGTTTATTCCGGCAGTGGGGGAGTACGTCATTCCGGAAATGCTGGGTGGTGCCGATACCTTGATGATGGGCCGCGTCATGTGGACCGAGTTCTTCAATAATGCCGACTGGCCCATGGCCGCTGCCGTGACTTGCGTGATGGTCTTGTTGTTGATCATCCCTTTGATTTTCTTCCAGTACAGCCAGATGCGACAAATGGAAGCACAACGGGGAGGCCGCTCATGA
- a CDS encoding ABC transporter permease subunit — protein MTKPNLWLRALVLTLGFGFLYIPILFLIVFSFNESAIMTSWSGFSFRWYESLFQDKALLSAAKLSFLIAVLTATMATILGTWAAYVLARMGRFKGFALYIGLVSAPLVIPEVVLGISLLLMFVELNSLFGWPEQNGIFTIWIGHVVLCTAYATVILQSRMRELDRSQEEAALDLGATPLRAFFQVVLPSIVPSLMAAWLLAFTLSLDDVVIASFLSGPGFTTLPVEVFSRVRLGLKPEINALATLLILVIGVFVVVANRLQARRERRA, from the coding sequence ATGACCAAGCCTAATCTCTGGTTGCGTGCCCTGGTTCTGACTCTGGGCTTCGGCTTTCTGTACATCCCCATTCTGTTCCTGATTGTCTTTTCATTTAATGAATCGGCCATCATGACGTCCTGGTCGGGTTTTTCTTTCCGCTGGTATGAATCCCTGTTCCAGGACAAGGCCTTGCTCAGTGCCGCCAAGCTGTCCTTTCTGATTGCGGTGCTGACGGCCACCATGGCCACCATTCTGGGTACCTGGGCTGCTTATGTGCTGGCCCGCATGGGGCGCTTCAAGGGCTTTGCCCTGTACATTGGTTTGGTCAGCGCACCGCTGGTCATTCCGGAAGTGGTGTTGGGCATTTCCCTGCTGCTGATGTTTGTGGAACTGAACTCCCTGTTTGGCTGGCCGGAACAGAACGGTATTTTCACGATCTGGATCGGGCATGTGGTCTTGTGTACCGCCTATGCCACCGTGATTCTGCAATCGCGTATGCGTGAGCTGGATCGCTCCCAGGAAGAAGCGGCGCTGGATCTGGGCGCCACTCCCCTGAGAGCGTTTTTCCAGGTTGTCCTGCCCTCGATCGTGCCGTCCTTGATGGCTGCCTGGTTGCTGGCTTTTACCTTGTCGCTGGACGATGTGGTGATTGCCTCTTTCCTGTCTGGTCCGGGATTTACCACCTTGCCGGTGGAAGTTTTTTCGCGCGTACGTCTGGGCCTCAAGCCCGAGATCAACGCCCTGGCAACCCTGCTTATTTTGGTGATTGGTGTTTTTGTGGTCGTCGCCAATCGCTTGCAGGCACGCCGCGAGCGTCGCGCCTGA
- a CDS encoding Spx/MgsR family RNA polymerase-binding regulatory protein, with protein sequence MYGLKNCSTCQKAIAWFEQNGLSLTFVDYREHPLEAARLQQWAQELGGWPKLVNRASMTWRNLPAERKEPQDDAQWLALIAEFPALVRRPLLITPEGEVSVGFNEGKFAARFLK encoded by the coding sequence ATGTATGGTTTGAAAAACTGCAGCACCTGCCAAAAGGCGATTGCCTGGTTTGAGCAAAATGGTCTGTCGTTGACCTTTGTGGATTACCGCGAACATCCCTTGGAAGCGGCCCGTTTGCAACAATGGGCGCAGGAGCTGGGCGGTTGGCCCAAACTGGTCAACCGCGCTTCCATGACCTGGCGTAATCTGCCGGCGGAACGTAAAGAACCGCAGGACGATGCCCAATGGCTGGCCTTGATTGCCGAGTTTCCTGCCCTGGTACGCCGTCCCTTGCTGATTACGCCAGAGGGTGAAGTCAGCGTGGGCTTTAACGAAGGCAAATTTGCCGCTCGTTTTCTCAAGTAA
- the rpiA gene encoding ribose-5-phosphate isomerase RpiA — MYTQSELKQQVAQAAVDYVLPFLTPDSILGVGTGSTVDLFIDALAAHKHTFKAAASSSERSTARLQGLGIEVQDLNTIERMDWYVDGADEIDAALNMTKGGGGALTREKIVASVSDKFLCIVDDSKLVERLGAFPLPVEVIPMAKNAVARQLRALGGNPVERTGFVTDNGGLILDVSGLSIEDPAALEARINNMPGVVCCGLFAIAPASVALIAGQQGVRTLSGNGF; from the coding sequence ATGTACACACAGTCCGAACTCAAACAACAGGTGGCCCAGGCCGCCGTTGACTACGTCCTTCCTTTCCTGACCCCGGATTCCATTCTGGGTGTGGGTACAGGTTCCACGGTTGATCTGTTTATTGACGCCCTGGCTGCGCACAAGCATACCTTCAAGGCCGCGGCGTCCAGCTCGGAACGCTCCACTGCTCGCCTGCAAGGTCTGGGCATTGAAGTTCAAGACCTGAATACGATCGAACGCATGGACTGGTATGTCGATGGTGCCGACGAAATCGATGCCGCCCTGAACATGACCAAAGGCGGTGGTGGCGCACTGACTCGCGAGAAAATCGTGGCTTCGGTCTCGGACAAGTTTCTGTGCATTGTGGACGACTCCAAGCTGGTAGAACGTCTGGGGGCTTTCCCCTTGCCGGTGGAAGTCATTCCCATGGCCAAGAATGCGGTCGCCCGTCAGTTGCGTGCCCTGGGCGGCAATCCCGTCGAGCGTACGGGCTTTGTCACGGATAACGGCGGCCTGATTCTGGACGTGTCCGGTCTGTCCATTGAAGACCCGGCTGCTTTGGAAGCGCGCATCAACAATATGCCCGGTGTGGTGTGTTGCGGTCTGTTCGCCATTGCCCCGGCCAGTGTGGCCTTGATTGCCGGTCAACAAGGGGTACGTACCCTGTCGGGCAACGGTTTCTGA
- the phoU gene encoding phosphate signaling complex protein PhoU has product MNEHTNKQFHSDLEATRSLFLQMGGIVESMVRSATEALQTGDMSLVDQVREREKEINRLEVEIDERITNLIARNQPTAIDLRMLLSISKMLTDMERCGDEAERIAKMARRLHEGTAGYEPVVELRHMSSSVAGMINDVLDAFARQDAVHAAQIVRSDKEVDREWKGSLRHIITYMIEDPRTISHSIDLIFIARALERIGDHAKNMAERVIYMVRGDDVRHTGVKNTERTARGEPLPEPESEDKA; this is encoded by the coding sequence ATGAACGAACATACCAATAAGCAGTTTCACTCCGATCTGGAGGCCACCCGTTCGCTGTTCTTGCAGATGGGCGGTATTGTTGAATCGATGGTTCGCAGTGCGACCGAAGCCCTGCAAACCGGGGATATGTCGCTGGTTGACCAGGTTCGCGAGCGTGAAAAAGAAATCAACCGCCTGGAAGTGGAGATTGACGAGCGCATCACCAACCTGATCGCCCGTAATCAGCCCACCGCCATTGACCTGCGCATGTTGCTGTCCATCTCCAAAATGCTGACCGATATGGAACGCTGCGGGGACGAGGCCGAGCGCATCGCCAAGATGGCTCGCCGTCTGCACGAAGGTACCGCTGGCTACGAGCCTGTGGTCGAGCTGCGTCACATGAGCTCCTCGGTCGCTGGCATGATCAACGATGTGCTGGACGCCTTTGCGCGCCAGGACGCCGTGCACGCGGCACAGATTGTGCGCAGCGACAAGGAAGTGGATCGTGAATGGAAGGGTTCGCTGCGTCACATCATCACTTACATGATTGAAGACCCGCGCACGATCTCGCACTCTATTGACCTGATCTTTATCGCCCGTGCGCTGGAGCGTATTGGTGACCACGCCAAGAATATGGCTGAACGCGTGATCTACATGGTGCGTGGTGACGATGTGCGTCACACCGGTGTGAAGAACACCGAACGTACGGCACGTGGTGAGCCTTTGCCCGAACCGGAATCCGAAGACAAAGCCTGA
- a CDS encoding EAL domain-containing protein, with protein sequence MSRLDIPVIDHCSTHLRLWLVNLSYLQALYGADFHAFVLDTVQQRLLDCGLKSDEVFIQGDFVLIALGQLGRQNRFQRAHPHALAQLLGAALECDPIAHEDTRIYLHTQVAYHFDHRQYDKDLLHPPAPNPCSHSHPATLAAWHKVWAQTYRDDMTLAVQMLDDLQAGRLVLAFQPVYHLGEQHQNKYFYEEALIRHQDQADYQLPEAISALERLGLISRLDRSVLHSVVELLSAQPALCLGANLSAGSLQDDLWWQDLFSYLDSRPDVAQRLILEVTETGTIAHKPTALRLIAQLQNLGVRIALDDTGSGNSTLAFLVQTHADIIKIDRSILLRARTPGQPAHLLRNLVNVCADYSPYVVIEGVEDEADLEFVRLSGAHGVQGFLLALPTIHPHWLKPSDVITVRDAVYVRTQFYPGEPLADYGFGF encoded by the coding sequence ATGAGCCGCCTAGACATACCCGTGATTGATCACTGCTCCACCCACTTGCGCTTGTGGCTGGTCAATCTGAGCTACTTGCAGGCTTTGTATGGCGCGGACTTTCACGCTTTTGTTCTGGATACCGTGCAGCAAAGGCTGCTCGATTGCGGTCTGAAATCGGACGAGGTCTTTATTCAAGGCGATTTTGTGCTGATTGCCCTGGGCCAGTTGGGCAGGCAAAACCGTTTCCAGCGCGCCCATCCCCATGCCCTGGCCCAACTGCTGGGGGCCGCGCTGGAGTGTGACCCGATTGCACACGAAGACACACGCATCTATTTGCATACACAGGTGGCCTACCATTTCGACCACCGCCAGTACGACAAGGATCTGCTGCACCCTCCCGCCCCCAACCCCTGCTCCCATAGCCACCCGGCCACCTTGGCGGCCTGGCACAAGGTATGGGCCCAGACTTACCGGGACGACATGACGCTGGCAGTACAGATGCTGGATGATTTGCAGGCTGGCCGTTTGGTGCTGGCCTTCCAGCCGGTCTACCACCTGGGTGAGCAGCACCAGAACAAATACTTTTATGAAGAAGCCCTGATTCGTCACCAGGACCAGGCTGATTACCAACTGCCTGAAGCGATTAGCGCCCTGGAGCGCCTGGGGCTGATTTCCCGGCTGGATCGCAGTGTTCTACACAGCGTGGTTGAACTGTTGAGTGCCCAACCTGCCCTGTGTCTGGGGGCGAATCTGTCTGCCGGCTCCTTGCAGGACGATTTATGGTGGCAAGACTTGTTCAGCTATCTGGACAGCCGTCCCGATGTGGCACAACGCCTGATTCTGGAAGTGACCGAAACCGGCACAATTGCTCACAAACCCACCGCGCTGCGCCTGATTGCTCAGCTGCAAAATCTCGGGGTGCGGATCGCCCTGGATGACACCGGCTCCGGCAACAGCACCCTGGCTTTTCTGGTGCAGACCCACGCCGACATTATCAAAATTGACCGCTCTATCTTGTTGCGAGCCCGTACTCCCGGTCAGCCTGCACATTTGCTACGTAATCTGGTCAATGTTTGTGCCGACTACAGCCCTTACGTGGTGATTGAGGGCGTTGAGGATGAAGCGGATCTGGAGTTTGTGCGCCTGTCCGGGGCTCATGGTGTTCAAGGTTTTCTGCTGGCCCTGCCCACAATCCACCCACACTGGCTCAAACCTTCTGATGTGATTACCGTGCGGGATGCGGTGTACGTTCGTACCCAGTTCTACCCCGGTGAGCCTCTGGCGGATTACGGCTTTGGCTTCTAG
- a CDS encoding SulP family inorganic anion transporter produces MFIEKIRTEWFSNVRGDLLAGLVVALALIPEAIAFSIIAGVDPKVGLYASFSIATLIAFVGGRPGMISAATGAMALVMVTLVKEHGLDYLLAATILAGILQMLAGFLRLGQLMQFVSRSVITGFVNALAILIFMAQLPELTNVSWPVYAMTAAGLLIIYGLPYFTKAVPSPLVAIIVLSIAYRVFELDIRTVGDMGALPDSLPSFLIPQVPFTWETLQIILPYSATLCVVGLLESLMTATIVDDMTDTGSNKDKECVGQGIANIATGFMGGMAGCAMIGQSVINVKSGGRGRLSTLTAGVVLLILVVFLDEWVRQIPMAALVAVMIMVSISTFNWGSVKDLVVHPKTSSVVMLATVVVTVATHDLAKGVLTGVLFSGVFFAHKVRRILHVVSTLSEDGQTRSYLVSGQVFFASSESFTSQFDYQEKVPYICIDVSQTRFWDLTSVDALDRVVLKLRRGGSQVDVHGLDASTSPLVKQFASYLKIS; encoded by the coding sequence ATGTTTATTGAAAAAATTCGAACGGAGTGGTTCTCCAACGTTCGGGGTGACTTGCTGGCTGGCCTGGTCGTCGCCCTGGCACTGATCCCCGAGGCAATCGCCTTTTCCATCATTGCAGGCGTGGACCCCAAAGTGGGTCTGTATGCTTCTTTCTCCATTGCCACACTGATTGCCTTTGTCGGCGGTCGACCTGGCATGATTTCGGCGGCCACGGGGGCCATGGCTCTGGTCATGGTGACGCTGGTCAAAGAACATGGCCTGGACTACCTGCTGGCGGCCACCATTCTTGCCGGTATATTGCAGATGCTGGCCGGCTTTCTACGCCTGGGTCAGCTCATGCAGTTCGTCTCACGCTCCGTCATCACCGGCTTTGTCAATGCCTTGGCCATCTTGATTTTCATGGCCCAGTTACCGGAACTGACCAATGTCAGTTGGCCGGTTTACGCCATGACAGCGGCGGGACTGCTCATCATCTACGGACTGCCTTATTTCACCAAGGCCGTGCCTTCGCCCTTGGTCGCCATCATTGTGTTGAGCATTGCCTATAGGGTGTTCGAGCTGGATATTCGTACGGTCGGCGATATGGGCGCCTTGCCGGACAGCCTGCCCAGCTTCCTGATTCCCCAGGTCCCGTTTACGTGGGAAACGCTGCAAATCATCCTGCCCTACTCGGCAACCCTGTGTGTGGTGGGCCTGCTGGAATCACTGATGACAGCCACCATCGTGGACGACATGACCGATACCGGCAGCAACAAGGACAAGGAGTGCGTGGGTCAAGGCATCGCCAATATCGCAACAGGCTTTATGGGCGGGATGGCCGGGTGTGCCATGATTGGCCAATCCGTTATCAACGTAAAGTCGGGTGGCCGTGGCCGATTGTCCACGCTGACGGCCGGTGTCGTATTGCTGATACTGGTCGTGTTTCTGGATGAGTGGGTCAGGCAAATCCCCATGGCCGCCCTGGTGGCCGTCATGATCATGGTCTCGATCAGCACCTTTAACTGGGGCTCTGTCAAAGACCTGGTGGTTCACCCCAAAACCTCCAGCGTCGTCATGCTGGCAACGGTTGTGGTAACCGTTGCCACCCACGACTTGGCCAAAGGCGTGCTGACAGGCGTTCTGTTTTCGGGTGTCTTCTTTGCCCACAAGGTACGCCGTATCTTGCACGTCGTTTCCACCCTTAGCGAGGACGGGCAAACACGTAGCTATCTGGTTTCCGGACAAGTGTTCTTCGCCTCCTCCGAAAGCTTCACCTCGCAGTTTGATTACCAGGAAAAAGTCCCTTATATCTGCATCGATGTCAGCCAGACACGCTTTTGGGATTTAACCTCGGTCGACGCGCTGGACCGGGTGGTGCTGAAACTGCGCCGTGGTGGCAGTCAAGTTGACGTTCATGGGCTGGATGCCAGCACCAGTCCCTTGGTCAAACAATTTGCCTCTTACCTGAAAATATCGTAA
- a CDS encoding oxidative damage protection protein has protein sequence MARMIHCVKLKQEAEGLEFPPYPGELGTKIWHSISKQAWANWMDVQTRLVNENRLNLADARARTYLKEQMEQYLFEDKDVEADGFTAPSA, from the coding sequence ATGGCACGCATGATTCACTGTGTGAAGCTGAAACAGGAAGCCGAGGGCCTGGAGTTTCCCCCCTACCCCGGCGAACTGGGTACCAAGATCTGGCACTCGATCTCCAAACAGGCCTGGGCCAACTGGATGGACGTGCAAACCCGTCTGGTAAACGAGAACCGCCTGAACCTGGCTGACGCCCGTGCCCGCACGTATTTGAAAGAACAGATGGAGCAATATCTGTTTGAAGACAAGGACGTGGAAGCGGACGGCTTTACCGCCCCCAGCGCCTAA